The genomic stretch CGCCCACTATGAGGGCGATGACGAAATGTCCATCTTACAACCAAACACTTCCAGCAGGGGGCGCATTCGACAGGTAACCCCCGCCCCTCCTCCCCCACGCCCTCCTCTGTAGCTCCGCCCCCTAAACCTTACCCCCCCCCCTGCGCAGCTGCAGCAGGAGAACCGCCTGCTGAGGAGGACCATGGTGGACCTCCAGAGGGCGTCGCGGGCACAGCAGCAGAGGTAGGCGGCGGGCCAATCGCGCCACGGCCCAGCGGCATCACCCGGCATGCTTTGTGCAGGGCGGAGGTGCTGGAGGAGGAGCTACGGCGGCGGCGCCGTCGGGAGCAGCAGGAGGCCCAAGACATGGAGACCATGGTCCAGTCCGTGGAGCAGAACCTGGACTTGATGACGGTGCGTCAGCTCCTCAAGAAGCTTATTTCTGTTGTACTGATGAGGGCGGGGTCGCGCCACTTGTTGTCATGGCAACACGGCGGCCTCTAGTGGACGCGAGTGGAATAACCTTGGCGTTGTTTTGCCAGAAACGAGCGCTGAGAGCCGAGGGCAGCGTGTCCACGATGAGGGCGGAGCTAGAGCTGCTGCAGGTcaatgctcacacacacacacacacacacacacacacgcacacacacacacacacacacacacacacacacacacacacacacacacacactcctcagATCAATAAGTGCtcttgtgcgtgtgcgtgtgtgtgtgtgtgtgtgtgtgtgtgtgtgtgtgtcaggcccAGGTCAAACGTCTGCGCTCGGAAAACGACGGCCTCAAGTCAGCCGAGTCCGACGTCGTCACGGCGATGAAGCGCAACGCTCAAGTCGCCTCCGACTACCTGGACAAGACAGCAAGCCACGCCCACTCCTCAGTCTGGTCGGTATTTATTTGCACGTCCGTGGGGGGAAAGGTGTGTCACATGACCGGGTGGGTGTGTCCTCCAGTCAGCTGCTGGAGGGGGCGGAGTCTCTGCGCCTGGTCTCTCAGCTGCTGCGCTCCATGGATAAAGTGTGGGGCGTGACGTCAGAGTCGTGAGGCCACAATAAATCCTTTTTTGCTCTCATTGGCTGGATGTCCTCTTGATTGACAGCTCATGACACCAATCACGGGGCGGGGGGGCGTGTCTGCCGCCTCCAGTGCGTCTTCCAGCTCTCCAGCTCGTTGAGTCGCCGCCGCGTCACCGCCTCCGAttgtgtcacctccaacatgGACGCCTGCTCAaagcactgacacacacacacacacacacacacacacacacacacacacagtcatgtatattgcacgtgtgtgtgtgtgtgtgcgtgtgtacctGGACAGCAGCGTCTCGGCCTTCTATGACGGCCATGTGACCAAAGGTGCACCTGCTGGTGGTGACGGGTGCTGTTGTTGCCGTGGGAACGCAGGGAGACGGGTCAGCTGACAGGTGAGCGATACCTGACCACTTCctgtgtctcacacacacacacacacacacacacacacacacacacacagtgaaaaCAGCGTGTCTTGTGCAACAGTCaggttaaggcagtggtccccccccctcaccccccccccccaaaacatATCTTtatttcacgcccccccccaaaacatttttttcccccaccccctTCAAGTTAATGTTCATTttcatctgtatgtgtcaagatagttctttactaacactaaagatgctaatacaccattgcctctcacgcccccccccagGGGTCCCACACTACTATTTATGAAACACCGTTATAAACGGGGGGACATAATTTTTTccacgccccccctgaagttaattttatatctgtatgtgtcaagatagttctttactaacactaaagatgctaatacaccattgcctctcacgcccccccaggGGGGCCCACCCTACTATTTATGAAACACTGCAATAAAGGGGGGGGGacattttttttccacacccccCCGAAGTTAATTttatatctgtatgtgtcaagatagttctttactaacactaaagatgctaatacaccattgcctctcacgcccccccaggGGGTCCCGCCCTACTATTTATGAAACACTGCAATAAACGAGTGGAAAGAGTTTTTTTCCCCACGCCCCCCcctaagtgaatgaatgtttatttatctgtGTCAAGATAGTTTTTAACTCACACTAAAGATGCTAATAcaccattgcctctcacgccccccaacCCTCCAGGGGTCCCACTCTACTATTTATGAAACACTGCAATAAACGGGgggacataattttttttcacgcccccctgaaGTTAATTttatatctgtatgtgtcaagatagttctttactaacactaaagatgctaatacactattgcctctcacccccccccccctcctcccccagGGTCCATGCCCTACTATTCATGAAGCACTGCAATAAACGGGGGGGACatcatttttttcacgccccccactGGGGGAAATGTGTATGCGTGAAGATATCTGCTATTACACTATtgcttctcacgccccccctggtgtgaatgtgtatgtgtgactATTACAGTATtgcttctcacgccccccctggtgtgaatgtgtatgtgtgactATTACAGTATTgattctcacgccccccctgggGTGAATGTGTATGCGTGACTATTACACTATtgcttctcacgccccccctggtGTGAATGTGTATGCGTGACTATTACAGTATtgcttctcacgccccccctgggGTGAATGTGTATGCGTGACTATTACACTATTgattctcacgccccccctgggGTGAATGTGTATGCGTGACTATtgcttctcacgcccccccccctggGGTGAATGTGTATGCGTGACTATTgattctcacgccccccctgggGTGAATGTGTATGCGTGACTATTACACTATTgattctcacgccccccctgggGTGAATGTGTATGCGTGACTATtgcttctcacgcccccccccctggGGTGAATGTGTATGCGTGACTATTgattctcacgccccccctgggGTGAATGTGTATGCGTGACTATtgcttctcacgccccccccccctgggGTGAATGTGTATGCGTGACTATtgcttctcacgcccccccccctggGGTGAATGTGTATGCGTGACTATtgcttctcacgcccccccccctggGGTGAATGTGTATGCGTGACTATTgattctcacgccccccctgggGTGAATGTGTATGCGTGACTATtgcttctcacgcccccccccctggGGTGAATGTGTATGCGTGACTATtgcttctcacgcccccccccctggGGTGAATGTGTATGCGTGACTATTgattctcacgccccccctgggGTGAATGTGTATGCGTGACTATtgcttctcacgcccccccccccctggggTGAATGTGTATGCGTGACTATtgcttctcacgccccccccccccactgtgTGAGAAAGTCAAAGGGCAGATGTTACCTGAAGGGTTGCTGTCCCGTCTCCATGGTTACAGGCCTGTCCTCAGAGTTGACCTCTAGGTGATGTGGAGGGAcactgtcaccatggcaacaacaAGTGATCATGTGACACGCACCTGCAAGAGGCAGCTGGTCCATGTGACGGAGGAGGTTCTCTGCCAGGGACGCCAGTGATGTCACAAACTCCTCCCCCTTGCGTCTGACAcactcctgcacacacacacacacacgtggcgGTCAGCCATCGCCATGGTAACGCAGGCATCCCGGGACCAGTACCTGCAGTTGCTGGTGCGAGCGCAGGACGGTTTCGTGGAGACGCCGCTGCCTGTCCTCCTCGCCGTGGCGCAGCTGCTCCATCTGGTGGTCGGCGAGCGACACCCGCAGCCGCGCCACGTTGGCCTCCTGGCGCACAAGACCACACCTCAGTTGCCGCGGCGACCACGTCTTGTGTCGCACGGCGACGGGCCGTACCTGCTCCTGTTCACTGGCCGCGATCATCCTGGCGAACTTCCGTCGCACCAGGCCCGCCTCCTCTCTGAGCCCCGCCTCCATCTGTTGCTCGTGGTTACGGATCAGCTTGTCAGGAAGCGAGCGCATGATGTCGGCCAACACACACTGCTGCTGCTCCagcgctaacacacacacacacggtgacgAGGGCGTGGTCACACGTGACAGGAAGTGGTCACACGTGACAGGAAGTGGCCGCACCTTCCTTGCTGGCGCTCAGAAGCGTCCTCGCGTGCTCGTGATATCCCAGCAGCCTTTGCTGGATGCTGTCCACCCACTGGTCCAGGCCCCCGGGGAGAAGGTAGAAGCCGCCGCAGCGCTGGCTCTGGTAGAAGTCCTGGTGGCGAGACcacgtcaccatggcaaccagcAGTCAGCTGCACCCGAGCGGATGTTGTTACCTTGGCGACCAGCAGGAGGCTGTGGTGAGTCCTCCTCAGCACGCCGTTCACGATGGAGATGTagcagctacacacacacacacacacacacacacacagcgggaTGAAGTCCGATCTGGTCTGATCCAGGTTCAGTGTGGACTCACTCTGGATTCTGGTCTGCTTCAGATTTAGCCCCAAAGATCTGGAACCTTCTGTCAGTTCTGAAGGACctgcatgacacacacacacacacacacacacacacacacacacacacacacacacacacacacacacacacactttgtcagcacctgtgtgtgtttgtatttctatCGCCGTGGGACCAAAAACCTGACGGGTCCAGTTTAGTCCATGGGAACCAAAGCGGGTCCAATACATTACAATCAATAGAAAATGGCCTCCCATTTGAAAAATGGTCCCTGGAGGTCAATTTTCATGATTGAGGTGTGTGACGAGTGTATGACAAGTGGTCAAACGTAGGTACTGCAGTGTGTATCGGCCCCCACATGGTCATTcctgacatgtgtgtgtgtgtgtgtgtgtgtgtgtgtgtgtgtgtgtgtgtgtgtgtgtgtgtgtgtgtgtgtgacgagtgTATGACAAGTGGTCAAACGTAGGTACTGCAGTGTGTATCGGCCCCCACATGGTCATTcctgacatgtgtgtgtgtgtgtgtgtgacgagtgTATGACAAGTGGTCAAACGTGGGTACTGCAGTGTGTATCGGTCCCCACATGGTCATtcctgacgtgtgtgtgtgtgtgtgtgtgtgtgtgtgtgtgacgagtgTATGACAAGTGGTCAAACGTAGGTACTGCAGTGTGTATCGGCCCCCACATGGTCATtcctgacgtgtgtgtgtgtgtgtgtgtgtgtgtgtgtgtgtgtgtgtgtgtgtgtgtgtgtgtgtgtgtgtgtgtgtgtgcgtgcgcaccTGGTGACAGCAGCAGACTCACTACGTCGCGATGACAGCTGGCGATGGGTGGAGCTCCGACCTGCACACACGCCGTCACATTCACCTTTGACCTTCTGCGTTCAGGGTGGTGGACTCACCTGTGAGGGGGGCGGggccggcggcggcggcggcggcggggtcGGGGCCCCCAGAGAACCTGACGGACACAGATGCGAGGGGGTGGGGCTTAACGTCGGAGCGCCACAGCTGGCGTGGGCTGTTTGACGTACACACCTGTTCAGAGACTTGACCACGCCCACTATGGGGTCTTCCAGGATGTTGCCCCCCGACCTGCAGGGCTGCAGCAAAGCGGGAGGCGGAGCCGAACACACCTGCTTCCTGGATTTGGCCGCGGCGGGCGCGGGTGCGTTCTCCTCGTCCAGGTAATGACTCCGCCTCTTGAGGGCCACGCTGACGGATGAcagccacacacacacctcatccgcacacacctgcacacacacacacacacaggtgtgatgatgatgatgatgaagatgatgaagagcaGCTGCACCTTCTCCTCATCCAGAGTCTTCCTCATATCTTCCAGACGCGCGCTGATGGTGGCCTCCTGCTGGTTGCTGCTGGCCGTCTGCAAGGTCACATGACTCAGGGCGGGGCCAAGGAGGTCAGGTGAGGTGCAAAGGTCGTACCTCGGCTTTGGCCTCCACCTGGGTGCTGCTGAGAATGATCTGGATCTTCTCCATGAACTTCACCTCGGCCTGCAGCATGGACAGCTTCTCCTCGAAGCGCCCCGACACCGCTTTCACCTGGACCACACGTCACGCTAacgctagcacgctaacagtgcGGGGGTCAAAGGTCACACCTGCTGCAGACTCTTGGACTCCAGGTTGTGAAGATCGGCGTAGACGCTCTCCTCCGCCACGCTGATGCGTTTGCTTTCTTCTTTCAGATGGCGCTGGAAGATTTTCACCTCGGTACGAGTGAAGTCACCGCCTTCGCTGAACAACCTGACCACCACGGGAAGGTCAGCACAAGGTCAAAGAAGGTGAAGACAAGGTCAAAGAAGGGGGAACAACAGAAAATAGGAGGTCAAAGAAGTTAAAAAGGGGGAAACAAAGTAAATACAGGGAGAAAAAAGGAAATGaaggtcaaagaaggtaaatacagtgtaaaaaaaaggtaaatagaacgGAAACAAGGTAAAAGTACATCGACAGAAtgtaaaatgaactaaaaatatatatatactgtaagttaaAAGATGAATAGAAGGtcaaaaagaaggaaaaacaaGGTAAATGGAAGGTCATAAATATAAGGTAAATAGAAAAGTAAAAAAGAGGTacataaaaagtaaaatttagaAGGGAAAATAAGTTATCAAAGTCAAAACAAGGTAAATTATAggttaaatatgtacataaaaaaataaagagaAGGATAAAGAACGTAACATAAGGGAACCGGAAGGTAAACAAGGTACATAAAAGGTATTACAATGTAAAAGAAGCTAAAAACAAGGTAAGCAAGGTACACGTACTATAAAGGTATAAcaaggtaaatggaaggtaaaacAAGGACATAGACAGTAGAAAtaaggtaaatggaaggtaaaacaaggtaacaGACAGTAAAattaaggtaaatagaaggtaaaccaTGGtaaattgaaagtaaaataaggtaaataaaaggtaaaaaaaacaaccagtaAAATAAAGTAGACAGATGGTAAAACAAAGTAAAATAAGGTTATTAGAAGGTAAAAGGTAAAACAAGGCAAATAGAAAGTAAAATAccataaatagaaggtaaaaaaggCAAAACAgggtaaataaaatgttaaatactGTAAAAGGAAAGTAAAAGAAGGTACATTTAAagtaaggtaaataaaaggtaaaataacgtaaaacaaactaaatataagGTAAAGGAAGGTAAATGGAAGGCAAAAAAAGTAATAGAAAGTAAAATAAGGTACTGTATATGGAAGGTAAAGTGAaagaaaattaaaattaaaataacagtaaaatatcctatagaaggtaaaaaaaaaaggcaaaacaaggtaaatagaaaGTTAAATAAGAtcaaaagaaggtaaaacaaggtaaattgaAAGTAAGGTAAACAGAAGGCAAAAGAAAGTAAATTAAATGTAAGGTACATAGactgtaaaataaggtaaaacaaagtaaatagaAGGTGttacgaagaaaaaaaaaaggtaacacaATGTCAATGGAAGGCAAACAAAAGTAATACAAGGTCAAATTAAGGTAAATCAAAGGTAAATTTAAATTGAAATAGGGtaaatttaaagtaaaaaagaGTAAAAAGAAGGTAAATTGAAAGTAAAATAGAGTATATAGAATGTTAAACAAGGTTAATTGAAAGTAAAATAGAGTATATAGAATGTTAAACAAGGTTAATTGAAAGTGAAATACAGCAAATAGGAGGTAAAACAAGGTAGATAGAATgtaaaatgtggtaaaaaaaagaagaaaagaaagtAAAGAAGGTAACTAGAAGGTAAATGGAATGTAAAACAAGGTaatagaaggtaaaaaggtaaattgaaagtaaaatatagcaaatagaaggtaaaacaagtgaAAATGAAATATGTTAAATAGGAGGTAATAAAGGTAAAAAAGGCAAATAtaaagtaaaataaggtaaacagaAGGTAGAACAAGGTAAATCGAAGGTAAATTGAcagcaaaataaggtaaatagaaagtaaatCGGAGGAAAATTGACAGTAAAATATGGTAAATAGGAAGTCAAATAAGGTCAATAGAAGGTAAACAAAGAAGGTATAACAAGGTAAATAGAATGTGAATTGGCAGTAAAATAAGGTCAATAAAGACAATGACATGGTTGTTACCTGAAGGAGTGGAGGAGGTAAGCGGTCTTGCGTCGGAGTTCATCCATTTTGAGATGAAGCATTTGTCTGAAGGCGGTGTTGGAGAGCTGGGTGTCTTTGATGTATCCATCCAGACAGTCCTGCAGGGTGGAGCTAAGCGTCTCcagcctgacacacacacacgcacgcacgcacgcacacacgcacgcacgcacgcacgcacgcacgcacgcacgcacgcacgcacgcacgcacgcacacacgcacgcgcacgcacgcgcgcgcgcgcgcacgcacgcacgcacgcacgcacgcacacacacacacacacacacacacacacacacacacacacacacacacacacacacacacacacacacacacacacacacacacac from Entelurus aequoreus isolate RoL-2023_Sb linkage group LG17, RoL_Eaeq_v1.1, whole genome shotgun sequence encodes the following:
- the entr1 gene encoding endosome-associated-trafficking regulator 1 isoform X1, producing the protein MSKHGSRGKTLIIAEDEEEMNPFSFKEFLRSKDHNLDQDQDLVLNRDQDLVLNRDQDLVLNRDQDLVLNRDQEPDEDQSAWEVEIEEGGRSFQSDVSSSSHCGEDEEEEHDERASRCEGGAHYEGDDEMSILQPNTSSRGRIRQLQQENRLLRRTMVDLQRASRAQQQRAEVLEEELRRRRRREQQEAQDMETMVQSVEQNLDLMTKRALRAEGSVSTMRAELELLQAQVKRLRSENDGLKSAESDVVTAMKRNAQVASDYLDKTASHAHSSVCQLLEGAESLRLVSQLLRSMDKVWGVTSES
- the entr1 gene encoding endosome-associated-trafficking regulator 1 isoform X2, which codes for MSKHGSRGKTLIIAEDEEEMNPFSFKEFLRSKDHNLDQDQDLVLNRDQDLVLNRDQEPDEDQSAWEVEIEEGGRSFQSDVSSSSHCGEDEEEEHDERASRCEGGAHYEGDDEMSILQPNTSSRGRIRQLQQENRLLRRTMVDLQRASRAQQQRAEVLEEELRRRRRREQQEAQDMETMVQSVEQNLDLMTKRALRAEGSVSTMRAELELLQAQVKRLRSENDGLKSAESDVVTAMKRNAQVASDYLDKTASHAHSSVCQLLEGAESLRLVSQLLRSMDKVWGVTSES